The genomic stretch GGCGACGATTTATTTGATGTTATTAGGAAAGGTGAGAACTGCACTCACTAATGGTAGGTGTCCCATTTTGCTTACTTATTTATGGCGGAGATTATTACCTAATCTAATGAATAATCTATGATAGATGAGCCTGATACATTTTGGCACGTGATAATATAAGAGCAATAGTGAGGGGATAGAGAAGGACGCCCCAATTTCCTTAAAAATTTTGCGAAAATCGGGGCGTGGAGGATTATTTAGCTACTGCTAATTTTTGTTTACGTGCGTGACGACGTTGTAAAACTGGAACAATAATTAATAGTGCTGCACTTGCGACGGAGATAATGAACAATGTGCTGAAAAATCCATGCCATTTGAAGTGTTGAATAATTAAAGACAACGGATAACCAGAAATTGCTGCACCACCGTAAGCGAATAAACTTACGAAACCAGTTGCTGTAGCTGCTGCATGTTTATGTGACATTTCAGCTGCTGCCATACCGATCATAAACTGTGGACCGAAGATAAAGAAGCCCATTAGGAAGAACAAACTAGACATCACATAGTAGTTATGTGTTGGGATAATCCATAAAGCAAGCGCAACGGCAATGATACCAAACACATAGATGATATTCATTTGTGAGCGGTTTCCTTTAAAAATTTTGTCTGACCCCCAACCTGCAAATAATGCACCTAAGAACCCACCTACTTCGAAGAAGGATACGGTCGCATTCGCTTTTAAGATATCGTAATGGTGGGTTTCCATTAAGTATAAGTTACCCCAGTCATTGATACCTGTACGGATGATATATACACAGCAATAAGAGAAGGCAAGAACCCAGATAATGCTATTTTTAAAGATATATTCACGTAGGATTTCCCAAGCAGATAACCCGATACCTTCGCTTTCGTGTTTCTTTTCTGCTTCATCGTTACGCCATTGACCAACGGTTGGTAACCCCATGCTGGTTGGACGATCACGTAGACCAAGACATAAAACAATCCCGATAACAATAGCAAGTGCGCCTGGAATAATCATACCGTAACGCCAACCCCATGCCATTGCAATTGCACCAGCAAGAATTGGAATTAATGCGCCACCTACGTTGTGTGAGGTGTTCCAAAATGCCCACCAAAGACCACGTTCATTGCGCGAATACCAACTGGTTAAGAGTTTTGCACACGGTGGCCAACCCCAACCTTGGAAGAACGCATTGATAATCCAAAGAGTAACAAACATGAAAACAGAAGAACTCATCCCGAACAGAATATTAACAACCCCTGTCATCATTAAACCAATACCCATGAAATAGCGAGGATTTGAACGATCCCCTAGCATTCCTGAGATAAATTTTGATACCCCGTAAGTAAGATAAAATGCTGTCCCCATGATCCCGATATCGGCTTTATGCAAACCAAGATCTTGAAGCATATCTGGCATAACGAAGTTAAAACTTTTGCGAGTGAAGTAGAAAACCGCATATCCGATGTAACTGACAATCATTAATTGCCAGCGCCAGTAGCGATATGTTTTATCAATTTCCTCTTTAGATTTGGTCACTGGAAGATCCGGTGCTTCTTTAAAAATATTCATATGTGATTCCTTTTTCAAAAAACTTGTGAATTATGGAGCAAAAATCCATTTTTTGCTAAGAATTATTGAAGATTTTTGAAGTTGATCACATTTTTTTCTTCAAATGAAGAAATATGAACAAAATAAGGTTAAAAAATAACGCCTACGTTTAAATGTTAGGCGTTATTTGATTAGGATTAGTGAGTTAGGTTATAAATCATGCGATGAATTCGATCCATTGTTGCAAAGTATTCGCGACGTAGTCTTATCAGCAATGTTCTTGATTCTGCACACTTATTATGCGGAATATTACTTTCTAACTGCGTATCTTGCGTGACACATGGAGGAAGAACGCCATAAAAATCTAATTTATTTTCATAGTAACGGTCCATTGAAATATCTACATCAAAGATCCACTCTTTAGTGTAATCTAGTAATTTTTTAGCAGCTTGTGGCGTTAAATAATAGCAAGCTGCATTTCCCCAGCCTTTGTAGAAACGTTTTACTTCAAGATGAAAGGTAGGTTCATGCTTTATTAATTTTGATTTAGATTTATTGTAGGACT from Actinobacillus delphinicola encodes the following:
- the uhpC gene encoding MFS transporter family glucose-6-phosphate receptor UhpC gives rise to the protein MNIFKEAPDLPVTKSKEEIDKTYRYWRWQLMIVSYIGYAVFYFTRKSFNFVMPDMLQDLGLHKADIGIMGTAFYLTYGVSKFISGMLGDRSNPRYFMGIGLMMTGVVNILFGMSSSVFMFVTLWIINAFFQGWGWPPCAKLLTSWYSRNERGLWWAFWNTSHNVGGALIPILAGAIAMAWGWRYGMIIPGALAIVIGIVLCLGLRDRPTSMGLPTVGQWRNDEAEKKHESEGIGLSAWEILREYIFKNSIIWVLAFSYCCVYIIRTGINDWGNLYLMETHHYDILKANATVSFFEVGGFLGALFAGWGSDKIFKGNRSQMNIIYVFGIIAVALALWIIPTHNYYVMSSLFFLMGFFIFGPQFMIGMAAAEMSHKHAAATATGFVSLFAYGGAAISGYPLSLIIQHFKWHGFFSTLFIISVASAALLIIVPVLQRRHARKQKLAVAK